The following coding sequences are from one Halomonas sp. HAL1 window:
- the fabF gene encoding beta-ketoacyl-ACP synthase II, giving the protein MARKRVVVTGLGLVTPVGNSVDESWANIVAGKSGITPIEHFDTSGFNTRFGGSIKNFDISPYLNPKDARKMDLFIQYGMAAGAQAVEDSGIECTEENADRIGVAIGSGIGGLPMIEHNHNALNKGGARKVSPFFVPGSIINMISGNMAIQHGFRGPNIAITTACTTGTHNIGYSARTIAYGDADVMVCGGAEMATTPLGLGGFSAARALSTRNDDPQAASRPWDTDRDGFVLSDGAGVLVLEEYEHAKARGAHIYAELVGFGMSDDAYHMTSPPEDGRGAALSMRNAIKDAQVDVSEVHYINAHGTSTAAGDLAESRAIENVLGDAANNVAVSSTKSMIGHLLGAAGAVEAVFSILAIRDQIAPPTINLDNPQPGCNLDYVPHTARNMRIDMALSNSFGFGGTNGSLLFKKV; this is encoded by the coding sequence ATGGCACGGAAAAGGGTAGTGGTAACTGGGTTAGGCCTGGTGACCCCAGTGGGCAATAGCGTAGATGAATCGTGGGCCAACATTGTTGCTGGTAAAAGCGGTATTACGCCTATTGAGCATTTTGACACCAGTGGCTTTAACACGCGTTTTGGTGGGTCGATCAAGAACTTTGATATTAGTCCGTACCTGAATCCTAAAGATGCTCGCAAGATGGATCTCTTTATTCAGTACGGTATGGCGGCGGGCGCTCAAGCGGTTGAAGATTCCGGTATCGAGTGCACTGAAGAGAATGCGGATCGTATCGGTGTGGCTATCGGTTCAGGCATTGGCGGTCTACCCATGATTGAACATAACCACAACGCGCTCAACAAGGGTGGGGCCCGTAAGGTGTCGCCGTTCTTTGTGCCGGGTTCCATCATTAATATGATTTCGGGCAATATGGCGATTCAGCACGGCTTTAGAGGGCCGAATATCGCGATTACCACTGCCTGTACCACCGGTACCCATAATATTGGCTACAGCGCGCGCACGATCGCCTATGGCGACGCAGACGTCATGGTCTGTGGTGGTGCCGAGATGGCGACAACCCCGCTAGGTCTGGGCGGCTTTTCAGCTGCACGCGCGCTCTCAACACGTAATGATGATCCTCAGGCGGCCAGCCGCCCGTGGGATACTGATCGCGATGGCTTTGTGTTATCGGACGGTGCGGGTGTGTTGGTGCTAGAAGAGTATGAGCATGCCAAAGCGCGCGGCGCTCACATCTATGCCGAGCTGGTCGGTTTTGGCATGAGTGATGATGCTTACCACATGACATCGCCACCGGAAGACGGCCGTGGTGCAGCGCTCTCTATGCGCAATGCCATCAAAGATGCCCAGGTTGACGTTTCTGAAGTGCACTATATCAATGCCCATGGCACTTCAACCGCGGCAGGTGACCTGGCAGAAAGTCGAGCCATTGAGAACGTACTGGGTGATGCAGCCAATAATGTGGCCGTGAGCTCTACCAAGTCGATGATCGGCCACCTGTTGGGTGCCGCTGGTGCGGTAGAGGCAGTGTTCAGCATTCTGGCAATTCGTGACCAGATCGCACCGCCGACCATCAACCTGGATAACCCGCAGCCGGGTTGCAATCTGGATTATGTGCCGCACACCGCGCGGAACATGCGGATTGATATGGCGCTTTCCAACTCCTTTGGCTTTGGTGGCACTAACGGTTCGCTGTTATTCAAGAAGGTGTAA
- the pabC gene encoding aminodeoxychorismate lyase, translated as MLPPALSDEQTVPFDDRGLAYGDGLFETVLLRAGAPVLWRYHTDRLAKGCRRLNIPLPCQAALDATWQGDCTAELEVLKLILTRGSGGRGYAQPDEVTPRLLSRRTPFQPSIQRWQQGVTVRLCDLRLSRQPRLAGIKHLNRLENVLARQEWSDAATAEGLLADSEGRVIEATSMNVFWLQAGQVFTPFIDQCGVAGTLRAGLIDQGVVAQGGVSLDRLAEVERLWVANSVQGVWPVSTLLAADGSLLQRWAVSESDPFQRLAHQLLGFA; from the coding sequence ATGTTGCCGCCCGCGTTATCTGACGAACAAACTGTGCCGTTTGATGATCGCGGGCTAGCGTATGGTGATGGTCTCTTTGAAACGGTACTGTTGCGTGCAGGTGCACCGGTGCTGTGGCGCTATCACACAGACCGCCTAGCGAAGGGGTGTCGGCGCCTAAATATACCGTTACCTTGCCAAGCAGCACTAGATGCCACGTGGCAGGGTGATTGCACCGCTGAGCTGGAAGTCCTCAAGCTTATCCTGACGCGTGGCAGTGGCGGGCGGGGTTATGCGCAGCCGGATGAAGTAACACCGCGTTTGCTTAGTCGCCGTACGCCATTTCAGCCCTCGATTCAGCGCTGGCAGCAGGGTGTCACAGTCAGGCTTTGTGATTTGCGCCTTAGCCGCCAGCCGCGGTTAGCCGGTATTAAGCATCTTAATCGGCTGGAGAACGTACTGGCCCGCCAGGAGTGGAGCGATGCCGCGACCGCCGAAGGTCTGCTCGCTGATAGCGAAGGCCGGGTCATAGAAGCCACCAGTATGAATGTTTTTTGGCTGCAGGCGGGGCAGGTGTTCACGCCTTTTATTGACCAATGCGGCGTAGCAGGAACACTGCGCGCTGGTTTAATTGATCAAGGTGTCGTAGCCCAGGGGGGGGTGTCGCTGGATCGCCTTGCAGAGGTCGAGCGGCTATGGGTAGCAAACTCTGTTCAGGGAGTGTGGCCCGTGTCGACGCTGCTAGCAGCGGATGGCTCGTTGCTGCAGCGCTGGGCTGTGAGTGAGTCTGATCCCTTCCAACGCTTGGCCCATCAGTTGTTAGGCTTTGCCTAA